One window of Mesorhizobium sp. PAMC28654 genomic DNA carries:
- a CDS encoding ABC transporter permease yields the protein MRASALAVLLVIALLSLLPMVRLVIAAIAPGGELDFGAFTDRLAKPAALRAMWHTLDTAFLGAVLAVCLGGPFAIAVTMTDLPGRKTLGFLLLLPLMIAPQVTALSWLHLFGPSSTLLGMIGMAPPPGTPNPMLGRNGIILLYAVQHAPIVFITLRAGLARVPRDLVEAARASGARPLAVLWTIVLPVIRPYIVAAAALAFVSGVGNFGIPALLGMPVNYLTLPTLIYQDLSSFGPGVLPQIAALSVLVGVLALAGVACQSLALRGAAHRFTVGTPARFELGRYRLPLAVLGWLVIGLILVLPACALLATSLVPSFGVPLGWATMTTSNYAEVLVRQASTVRAFRNSILFAGSAALILAIGVIPVTVVLERFGQRWRHVISGIVDLPYAVPGVVLAIACILLFLRPLPLIGSLYATASIILVAYTMRFFTLALKPVTTAVGQISRDLDEAAAVSGARPLRRLATITAPLAAPAAVAGGLLVFMSAFNELTVSALLWSSGNETLGVVLFSLEEAGLGTQAAAIAVSTIVVVVALLLVLDRFGRRLPAGVLPWR from the coding sequence ATGCGTGCGTCAGCCCTTGCTGTCTTGCTGGTCATCGCGCTGCTCAGCCTGCTGCCGATGGTCCGGCTTGTCATCGCGGCCATCGCGCCCGGCGGCGAACTCGACTTCGGCGCATTCACTGACCGTCTCGCCAAGCCTGCGGCCTTGCGGGCGATGTGGCACACGCTGGACACGGCCTTCCTCGGCGCCGTTCTGGCGGTCTGCCTAGGCGGCCCCTTCGCAATCGCCGTCACCATGACCGACCTGCCGGGGCGAAAAACACTCGGCTTCCTGCTGTTGCTGCCGCTGATGATCGCGCCGCAGGTCACCGCCCTGTCATGGCTGCATCTGTTCGGACCGTCGTCAACGCTTCTCGGCATGATCGGCATGGCGCCGCCGCCGGGTACGCCCAATCCGATGCTTGGCCGCAACGGCATCATCCTGCTCTACGCGGTCCAGCACGCGCCGATCGTGTTCATCACGCTGCGGGCCGGGCTTGCCCGGGTACCGCGCGATCTCGTCGAGGCCGCCAGGGCCTCCGGCGCAAGGCCGCTTGCGGTGCTGTGGACCATCGTGCTGCCGGTCATCCGTCCCTACATCGTGGCGGCGGCCGCCCTCGCCTTCGTTTCCGGCGTCGGCAATTTCGGGATCCCCGCCCTGCTTGGAATGCCCGTCAATTACCTGACCCTGCCGACGCTGATCTATCAGGACCTTTCGAGCTTCGGGCCCGGCGTCCTGCCGCAGATCGCGGCATTGTCCGTGCTGGTCGGGGTGCTCGCGCTCGCCGGCGTCGCCTGCCAGTCGCTGGCCCTGCGTGGTGCTGCCCATCGTTTCACCGTCGGTACGCCGGCGCGGTTTGAGCTCGGCCGCTACCGCCTGCCGCTCGCTGTCCTCGGCTGGCTGGTGATCGGGCTCATCCTCGTGCTTCCGGCTTGCGCGCTGCTGGCGACCTCGCTGGTGCCGTCCTTCGGGGTGCCGCTTGGCTGGGCGACGATGACCACGTCCAACTATGCCGAGGTCCTGGTTCGGCAGGCATCGACCGTGCGCGCCTTCCGCAACTCCATTCTGTTTGCCGGCAGCGCGGCGCTGATCCTTGCCATCGGCGTCATCCCGGTGACCGTGGTGCTCGAACGATTCGGCCAGCGCTGGCGCCATGTCATCAGCGGTATTGTCGACCTGCCCTATGCGGTTCCAGGCGTCGTCCTGGCCATCGCCTGCATTCTCCTGTTCCTGCGCCCCCTGCCGCTGATCGGCAGCCTCTATGCGACGGCTTCGATCATCCTGGTCGCCTATACGATGCGGTTTTTCACCCTTGCCCTGAAGCCGGTGACGACCGCGGTCGGGCAGATTTCGCGCGACCTCGACGAGGCGGCGGCGGTATCGGGCGCCCGCCCGCTTCGCCGGCTTGCCACGATTACCGCGCCGCTTGCCGCACCGGCGGCTGTGGCGGGGGGACTGCTGGTCTTCATGAGCGCCTTCAATGAACTCACCGTCTCGGCCCTGCTCTGGTCGAGCGGCAACGAGACGCTGGGCGTGGTGCTGTTCAGCCTCGAGGAGGCCGGACTGGGAACGCAGGCGGCGGCGATCGCCGTCTCAACGATTGTCGTCGTTGTTGCCCTGCTGCTTGTGCTCGACCGCTTCGGGCGGAGGCTACCGGCGGGCGTGCTGCCCTGGCGGTAG
- a CDS encoding ABC transporter substrate-binding protein, with translation MRKIVFAAMFLASAVGVASAADGNLVLYTSQPNTDAQQTVDAFMAKNPGIKVEWVRDGTPKILAKLRAEIEAGRPQADVLLIADVVTMEGLKKEGRLLAYPQADVSGIDATLYDKDKTYFSTKLITTGIVYNTKAPFVPASWEDLTKPEAKGLVAMPSPLTSGAAMIHTVTLTGNLPEGWDYYGALAKNGAQASGGNGDVLKAVSGGDKLFGMIVDYMPIREKAKGAPVEFVFPKEGVSAVTEPVAILSTAKDTEAAKAFVDFLLSKDGQELAAKMGYIPARADIALPAGYPDRSSIKVLGYDAAAALANDAANKEKFSAVMAQ, from the coding sequence ATGCGCAAGATTGTTTTCGCCGCCATGTTCCTGGCGTCCGCTGTCGGAGTTGCTTCGGCCGCCGACGGCAACCTCGTGCTCTATACGAGCCAACCCAACACCGACGCCCAGCAGACCGTGGATGCCTTCATGGCCAAGAATCCCGGCATAAAGGTCGAGTGGGTCCGCGACGGAACGCCGAAGATCCTGGCCAAGCTGCGCGCCGAGATCGAAGCCGGCCGACCGCAGGCGGACGTGCTCCTGATCGCCGACGTCGTGACCATGGAAGGGCTGAAGAAGGAAGGACGCCTGCTCGCCTATCCGCAGGCCGATGTCTCCGGCATCGACGCCACCCTCTACGACAAGGACAAGACCTATTTCTCGACCAAGCTGATCACCACCGGCATCGTCTACAACACCAAGGCGCCTTTCGTGCCGGCGAGCTGGGAAGACCTAACCAAGCCGGAGGCAAAGGGCCTGGTCGCGATGCCAAGCCCGCTGACATCGGGCGCGGCGATGATCCATACCGTGACCCTCACCGGCAATCTGCCGGAGGGCTGGGACTATTATGGCGCGCTAGCCAAGAACGGCGCCCAGGCCAGCGGCGGCAATGGCGACGTGCTGAAGGCCGTCAGCGGCGGCGACAAGCTGTTCGGCATGATCGTCGATTACATGCCCATTCGCGAGAAGGCCAAGGGCGCCCCCGTCGAGTTCGTGTTCCCGAAGGAAGGCGTTTCGGCTGTCACCGAGCCGGTTGCCATCCTGTCCACCGCCAAGGACACCGAAGCCGCGAAAGCCTTCGTCGATTTCCTGCTGTCGAAGGACGGTCAGGAACTTGCCGCCAAGATGGGCTATATTCCGGCGCGCGCCGACATCGCCTTGCCGGCCGGTTATCCCGACCGCTCGTCGATCAAGGTGCTCGGCTATGACGCTGCGGCGGCCCTCGCCAACGACGCAGCGAACAAGGAAAAGTTCAGCGCCGTGATGGCCCAGTAA
- a CDS encoding ABC transporter ATP-binding protein, translating to MTKENFLQLSGVSAGYGASRVLDGIDLTIAKGEFVALLGSSGCGKTTLLRAIAGFVAPSAGTIAVADRDVTSLPPDKRGMALVFQSYALWPHMTVAGNIGYGLKLQRHPRAEIARRVDEMEKLLGLSGLGDRKPAQLSGGQRQRVALGRALAIDPEILLLDEPLSNLDARIRLTVRHEIRALQKRLGITAVHVTHDREEAMVMADRIVILDSGRIAQQGTPEVVYNRPTSAFVAAFMGAENRVELWGQPSSGRFEIEAGPANAACSVPLDGRALSRGFVEARFRAEAAQLLPGNTADGAVAGSLELSGHVESVSYPGGLWRHAVRVGDDMILVDAHKAFAQGEAVKIRIPSDVLFLFNTPEAQPLASTRSRPGGARSRPLETSEA from the coding sequence ATGACAAAGGAAAACTTCCTCCAACTGAGCGGTGTCAGTGCCGGGTATGGTGCGTCGCGCGTTCTGGACGGGATAGATCTCACTATCGCCAAGGGCGAATTCGTTGCGCTGCTAGGCTCTTCCGGCTGCGGCAAGACCACGCTGCTGCGGGCCATTGCCGGCTTCGTCGCACCAAGCGCCGGAACGATCGCTGTGGCGGACAGGGATGTGACAAGCCTGCCGCCGGACAAGCGTGGCATGGCGCTGGTGTTCCAGTCCTACGCGCTGTGGCCGCACATGACGGTAGCCGGGAATATCGGCTACGGCCTGAAGCTGCAGCGGCACCCACGCGCGGAAATTGCGCGGCGCGTCGATGAGATGGAGAAGTTGCTGGGCCTTTCCGGCCTGGGAGATCGCAAGCCGGCGCAGCTTTCCGGCGGCCAGCGCCAGCGCGTCGCGCTCGGCCGGGCGCTCGCCATCGATCCGGAAATCCTGCTGCTCGACGAGCCCCTGTCCAATCTCGACGCGCGCATAAGGCTGACCGTGCGCCATGAGATCCGTGCGCTGCAGAAACGGCTCGGCATCACCGCCGTGCATGTCACGCATGACCGCGAGGAAGCGATGGTGATGGCCGACCGGATCGTCATCCTGGACAGCGGACGGATCGCGCAGCAGGGCACGCCCGAGGTGGTCTACAACCGTCCGACCTCCGCTTTCGTCGCCGCCTTCATGGGCGCGGAGAACCGGGTGGAACTCTGGGGGCAGCCGTCATCCGGCCGTTTCGAGATCGAGGCCGGGCCGGCAAACGCGGCGTGTTCGGTGCCGCTGGACGGGCGTGCCCTGTCGCGCGGCTTCGTCGAAGCGCGCTTTCGCGCCGAAGCAGCGCAACTCTTGCCGGGCAACACAGCCGACGGCGCGGTTGCGGGATCTCTTGAACTGTCCGGCCATGTCGAGAGCGTCAGCTATCCCGGCGGCCTCTGGCGCCATGCGGTCAGGGTCGGCGACGACATGATCCTGGTCGATGCGCACAAGGCCTTCGCGCAGGGCGAGGCGGTCAAGATCCGCATCCCGTCCGATGTGCTTTTCCTGTTCAACACGCCAGAGGCTCAGCCGCTCGCGTCAACCCGTTCCCGGCCGGGCGGCGCCAGAAGTCGCCCCCTGGAAACATCCGAAGCCTAG
- a CDS encoding extracellular solute-binding protein, with amino-acid sequence MKTILQATLVLGLVASPATAAELTVLTAGDQNMVDYINDYLGPLFEKENPGNTVRVVGTGPGDAGSQKITERFKAQADAGSEKWDTDVAVVHEKFAGPMVSAGYLEAYRSKIDTGKMVTRSNADMALGSNVSGYVMPMFNSQTAIAYNPAMVPNPPKSYDELVAWAKEHPKQFGYNGIKGGASGVSFVMGWIYAYGEGDAKKLMNGPFEEAETKKWDKAFASLKEFTTNATLTPGNAGTLDMLSRGEIAMGPVWVDMFYSWQADGRLPPELKLVLPAPGMPGQPMHYVIPAKSANEALAEKFVALATSPEVQADGIVKKFNWYPGIDADFVKPKLDEATWNKLFVDISPEDLAKYGKPFPIAPYNSAILEAYERQTAN; translated from the coding sequence ATGAAGACAATCCTGCAAGCCACGCTGGTGCTCGGCCTCGTGGCGTCACCCGCCACGGCCGCCGAACTCACGGTGCTCACCGCTGGCGACCAGAACATGGTCGACTACATCAACGACTATCTCGGGCCGCTGTTCGAGAAGGAAAATCCAGGCAATACGGTGCGCGTCGTCGGTACCGGCCCGGGCGATGCCGGATCACAGAAGATCACCGAGCGCTTCAAGGCGCAGGCCGACGCCGGCTCGGAAAAGTGGGACACGGACGTCGCCGTCGTGCACGAGAAATTCGCCGGCCCGATGGTGAGCGCGGGCTACCTTGAAGCCTATCGTTCGAAGATCGACACCGGCAAGATGGTGACGCGCTCCAATGCCGACATGGCGCTCGGCAGCAATGTCAGCGGCTATGTCATGCCGATGTTCAACAGCCAGACGGCGATCGCCTACAATCCGGCCATGGTTCCCAATCCGCCGAAGAGCTACGACGAGCTGGTCGCCTGGGCCAAGGAACACCCCAAGCAGTTCGGCTATAACGGCATCAAGGGCGGCGCTTCCGGCGTCAGCTTCGTCATGGGCTGGATCTACGCCTATGGCGAAGGCGACGCCAAGAAGCTGATGAACGGCCCGTTCGAGGAGGCCGAAACCAAGAAGTGGGACAAGGCCTTCGCCAGCCTCAAGGAGTTCACCACCAACGCCACGCTGACGCCGGGCAATGCCGGCACGCTGGACATGCTGTCGCGCGGCGAGATCGCGATGGGACCGGTCTGGGTCGACATGTTCTATTCCTGGCAAGCCGACGGCCGGCTTCCGCCCGAACTCAAGCTGGTGTTGCCGGCGCCCGGCATGCCGGGACAGCCGATGCACTATGTGATCCCGGCCAAGAGCGCGAACGAGGCGCTTGCCGAGAAGTTCGTGGCGCTGGCCACGAGCCCCGAGGTGCAGGCCGACGGCATCGTCAAGAAGTTCAACTGGTATCCGGGTATCGACGCCGACTTCGTCAAGCCGAAGCTCGACGAGGCGACTTGGAACAAGTTGTTCGTCGACATCTCGCCGGAAGACCTGGCGAAGTACGGCAAGCCGTTCCCGATCGCGCCTTACAACAGCGCGATCCTCGAAGCCTATGAGCGGCAGACCGCGAATTGA
- a CDS encoding ABC transporter permease, with the protein MSKRLFGLFLVLPALAVIVLLFIVPLAASVIGAFEVTGAYGLGNFVKAFELYRNDVIFTVLIVSLSTVLIGLFSVAIGGYLTLGENPRAVAILRWLYRWPMFIPFIVVGQILRTFLAKNGLMNNLLINAGIITPLQATGFLDWRGIVIAFVWKQVPFVALLVAGAMASIDRGTIEAARNLGASRLRILIEIVVPQIATTLLVGLILSFVTMMSVLSVPLMINAQSPTMLTADIAFRINAYGDYGVANALGLISLVITAGVAWIYLRHTMKERA; encoded by the coding sequence ATGTCGAAACGACTGTTCGGCCTGTTCCTCGTCCTGCCCGCGCTGGCGGTGATCGTGCTCTTGTTCATCGTGCCGCTTGCCGCGTCGGTCATCGGCGCGTTCGAGGTGACGGGAGCCTATGGCCTGGGGAATTTCGTCAAGGCCTTCGAACTCTACCGCAACGACGTGATCTTCACCGTTCTCATCGTCAGCCTGTCGACCGTTCTGATCGGCCTGTTCTCCGTCGCCATCGGCGGCTACCTGACGCTTGGGGAAAATCCGCGCGCTGTGGCGATCCTGCGCTGGCTCTACCGCTGGCCGATGTTCATTCCGTTCATCGTCGTCGGCCAGATCCTGCGCACCTTCCTCGCCAAGAATGGCCTGATGAACAATTTGCTCATCAACGCCGGCATCATCACCCCGCTGCAGGCGACCGGCTTTCTCGACTGGCGCGGCATCGTCATCGCCTTCGTCTGGAAGCAGGTTCCCTTCGTCGCCCTGCTGGTCGCCGGCGCCATGGCGTCGATTGATCGCGGCACCATCGAAGCCGCCCGCAATCTCGGCGCCTCGCGACTGCGTATCCTCATCGAGATCGTCGTGCCGCAGATCGCCACGACGCTACTGGTCGGCCTCATCCTGTCCTTCGTGACGATGATGTCGGTGCTGTCCGTGCCGCTGATGATCAACGCGCAATCGCCGACCATGCTGACCGCCGACATCGCCTTCCGCATCAATGCCTATGGCGATTACGGCGTCGCCAACGCGCTCGGCCTGATCTCGCTGGTGATCACCGCCGGCGTCGCCTGGATATATCTGCGCCATACGATGAAGGAGCGCGCATGA
- a CDS encoding ABC transporter permease, which produces MSVATLSTRRKLGIDLWWLPRALILGLLAFIIFGPLLNLLLWTVAERWYFPHVLPLDYGFSVWTRVFSPRGNAMDSLKNSILVAVLTVIVSLALAIPAGYALARLKLPLRSLILLAFLIPQAFPNLPVYANIARMFYQIGLNGTITGVVLVHAVHGLVYAVWIATAAFSAVDVELEQAARSIGAGPLRAFRDVTLPLAMPGLMASAIFVFLESLDEFTGSYFVGAPDVNMLPLLLYSAGAGGNYQIASITALLLLIPSIGFMLIVERFLKADVLSKVGH; this is translated from the coding sequence ATGAGCGTCGCCACACTTTCCACCCGGCGGAAGCTGGGGATCGACCTGTGGTGGCTGCCCAGGGCTCTCATCCTCGGCCTGCTCGCCTTCATCATTTTTGGCCCGTTGCTGAACCTCTTGCTGTGGACAGTGGCGGAACGCTGGTATTTTCCCCATGTGCTGCCGCTCGACTACGGCTTCAGCGTCTGGACGCGCGTGTTCTCGCCACGCGGCAACGCAATGGATTCGCTGAAGAATAGTATTCTTGTAGCGGTGCTGACGGTTATCGTGTCCTTGGCGTTGGCCATCCCGGCCGGCTACGCGCTGGCACGTTTGAAACTGCCGCTGCGCAGCCTGATCCTGCTGGCCTTCCTCATTCCGCAGGCCTTTCCGAACCTGCCTGTCTACGCCAACATCGCCCGGATGTTCTACCAGATCGGCCTCAACGGCACGATCACCGGCGTGGTGCTGGTGCATGCGGTGCATGGCCTGGTCTATGCGGTGTGGATCGCAACAGCCGCCTTTTCCGCTGTCGATGTCGAACTCGAGCAGGCAGCGCGTTCGATCGGCGCCGGTCCGTTGCGCGCCTTTCGCGACGTGACCTTGCCGCTGGCCATGCCCGGCCTGATGGCCAGCGCCATCTTCGTGTTTCTGGAATCGCTCGACGAATTCACCGGCAGCTATTTTGTCGGTGCACCCGACGTGAACATGCTGCCGCTGCTGCTCTATTCGGCGGGCGCCGGCGGCAACTACCAGATCGCATCGATCACCGCTCTTCTGCTGCTCATCCCGTCCATCGGCTTCATGCTGATCGTCGAGCGGTTCCTGAAGGCCGACGTGCTGTCCAAGGTCGGTCATTGA
- a CDS encoding LacI family DNA-binding transcriptional regulator: MTDGKGKSADKLRSVSAQHVARQAGVSRSAVSRAFTPGASVATETREKIMRAAEDLGYQVNDLARGLLANQSRLVGLVVTKPEVGFRAHLAAALTKALIHRGNVPVIINTGQTEQELIAAQRTLLGHRAEATIILSGSPPSSFFELARRNGQPLVVIGRSEPEADHIQTDGGEAARLAAALFVARGMMRLGLAGSLSGTPNITEREDAFCAEAARLGADVVVTRGNDTDYAGGLQAGRDLLGRRERPQAIFCVNDLIAFGVMDHARQLGLAIPGDLAVIGFDDVPEAGWLAYQLTTFRQDPEAMAARAVALLDLRQREPNLAPVRERISVPLVVRASFVPPA; encoded by the coding sequence ATGACTGACGGCAAAGGCAAGAGCGCCGACAAGCTTCGCTCCGTCAGCGCGCAGCATGTTGCGCGCCAGGCTGGCGTGTCTCGCTCGGCGGTATCGCGCGCCTTCACGCCCGGCGCCAGCGTGGCCACGGAAACGCGCGAAAAAATCATGCGCGCCGCCGAGGACCTCGGCTATCAGGTCAACGATCTGGCGCGCGGCCTGCTCGCCAACCAGAGCCGGCTGGTGGGGCTGGTGGTGACGAAGCCGGAGGTAGGCTTCCGCGCCCATCTTGCCGCGGCACTCACCAAGGCGCTGATCCATCGCGGCAATGTGCCTGTCATCATCAACACCGGTCAGACCGAGCAGGAACTGATCGCGGCCCAGAGGACGCTGCTCGGCCATCGCGCCGAGGCAACGATCATCCTGTCCGGTTCGCCGCCTTCCTCGTTCTTCGAGCTGGCGCGCCGCAACGGCCAGCCGCTTGTGGTCATCGGGCGCTCGGAACCCGAGGCCGACCATATCCAGACCGATGGCGGCGAGGCGGCGAGACTGGCGGCGGCACTGTTCGTCGCGCGCGGCATGATGAGGCTAGGGCTGGCGGGGTCGCTGTCGGGCACGCCCAACATCACCGAGCGCGAGGATGCCTTTTGCGCCGAGGCTGCGCGACTTGGCGCCGATGTCGTGGTGACGCGGGGCAACGACACCGACTATGCGGGTGGGCTGCAGGCGGGCCGGGACCTGCTCGGCCGCAGGGAAAGACCGCAGGCGATCTTCTGCGTCAACGACCTCATCGCCTTCGGCGTCATGGACCACGCCCGCCAGCTGGGGCTGGCCATACCCGGCGATCTCGCGGTGATCGGCTTCGATGATGTTCCAGAGGCCGGTTGGCTCGCCTATCAGTTGACCACCTTCCGTCAGGATCCCGAAGCCATGGCCGCCCGAGCGGTCGCCCTGCTCGATCTGCGGCAGCGGGAACCGAATCTGGCTCCCGTTCGCGAGCGCATCAGCGTGCCGCTTGTCGTGCGCGCCAGTTTCGTTCCGCCCGCATGA
- a CDS encoding phosphodiesterase, whose protein sequence is MKIIQISDPHLVPPGGLLFGTDPLFRLEACLADINSNHADAELVIISGDLANDGERAAYAALRDQVATCVPPCRLMLGNHDDRDLFLEMFSETRPECGFVQSVVDTQEGRLILLDTLASGLVEGRLCEARLRWLDERLREAADKPAFIFMHHPPFKIHMPELDSVRLADADAFHAVLARHGNVRHIFAGHVHRLIAGSWRGIPVSTLRGTNHQTALDFSDSWKLGLEPPAYAVIFIDTDGVVVHFHDFPIAAA, encoded by the coding sequence ATGAAAATCATCCAGATCTCCGATCCTCACCTGGTTCCGCCCGGCGGCCTCCTGTTTGGCACCGATCCGCTGTTTCGGCTGGAAGCCTGTCTTGCCGACATCAACAGCAACCATGCCGATGCCGAACTGGTCATCATTTCCGGCGACCTTGCCAATGACGGCGAACGCGCCGCCTATGCCGCGCTCAGAGATCAGGTAGCGACGTGCGTGCCGCCCTGCAGGCTGATGCTCGGCAACCATGACGACCGCGATCTTTTCCTCGAGATGTTTTCGGAGACGAGGCCTGAGTGTGGTTTCGTCCAGAGCGTCGTCGACACGCAGGAGGGACGGCTGATCCTGCTGGACACGCTGGCGAGCGGACTTGTCGAAGGCAGGCTATGCGAAGCGCGCCTGCGCTGGCTGGATGAAAGGCTGCGGGAAGCAGCAGACAAGCCGGCCTTCATCTTCATGCATCATCCGCCGTTCAAGATTCACATGCCGGAACTCGACTCTGTCCGGCTCGCCGACGCGGATGCGTTTCACGCGGTGCTGGCGCGCCATGGCAATGTCCGCCACATCTTCGCCGGGCATGTCCATCGCCTCATCGCCGGCAGTTGGCGCGGCATACCCGTCAGCACGCTGCGCGGCACCAACCATCAGACCGCGCTGGACTTTTCGGACAGCTGGAAGCTTGGTCTCGAACCGCCCGCCTATGCGGTCATCTTCATCGACACCGACGGCGTCGTCGTCCATTTCCACGATTTTCCGATCGCGGCCGCCTGA
- a CDS encoding cupin domain-containing protein: MTRKTILKFGAVENADAGDLAGWVVVEGKPTMKTAVQHTTADGKVMSGTWQATPGTYHATYSDYEFVHMIAGRIIITPDGGEPVEVGPGDAFVVEADFKGTWKIIEPVTKHFVVKVD; the protein is encoded by the coding sequence ATGACACGCAAGACGATCCTCAAATTCGGGGCGGTGGAAAACGCTGATGCCGGCGATCTGGCAGGATGGGTTGTCGTCGAAGGCAAGCCGACCATGAAGACCGCCGTGCAGCACACGACCGCCGACGGCAAGGTCATGTCGGGCACCTGGCAGGCTACGCCTGGCACCTATCATGCGACCTACAGCGATTATGAGTTCGTGCACATGATCGCCGGCCGCATCATCATCACGCCCGATGGCGGCGAGCCGGTCGAAGTGGGCCCTGGCGATGCCTTCGTGGTGGAAGCCGATTTCAAGGGAACCTGGAAGATCATCGAGCCGGTGACGAAGCACTTCGTCGTCAAGGTCGACTGA
- a CDS encoding GMC family oxidoreductase gives MKRHFDVLVIGAGSAGSVIASRLSEDLSCQVGLIEAGTMPVDPDIADPLKWTMLQGRDYDWAYRTVPQPFTANRVHEWPRGKIVGGSSCLHAMAYVRGHPDDFEPWEHAGGDRWSYQGLLPGFIRSEAFAAFDAPTRGSSGPLDVYLPDAEVSPVVRAYIAAGTAMGVPTLTDHNSGELVGTSPNSLNIRDGKRLSLADAYLSPQVMARPNLTLLTGHEVEHLVLDGHKITGVIVVCEGETRTVSADRIVLCAGAVSTPLILMRSGIGHPDTLKQAGIRCLADRTQVGRNLQDHLLALGNVYAAKKPVPPSRLQHSESLMYLHSDDPTRSTGSPDIALACVVAPSAAEGLDAPPYGSAFTILCGVTHPTSRGRITPSGPGRNDVPVIDPHYLETEHDRSVFRAALKMARAVGHHAALDEWRDAEVLPGTSVQSDDELDTFIARAASTHHHPAGTCRMGRDADAVVDPDLRLNGFDNVFVVDASVIPTIPSGPINAAVVAIAETWAALPIAR, from the coding sequence TTGAAGCGTCATTTCGACGTGCTGGTCATCGGCGCGGGTTCAGCGGGCTCGGTTATTGCTAGCCGGCTAAGCGAAGATCTGTCTTGCCAGGTCGGCTTGATCGAGGCCGGGACAATGCCGGTCGATCCCGATATCGCCGACCCGCTGAAATGGACGATGCTGCAGGGCCGCGACTACGACTGGGCCTACCGCACCGTGCCGCAGCCCTTCACCGCCAACCGCGTGCACGAATGGCCGCGCGGCAAGATCGTCGGCGGCTCCAGCTGCCTGCATGCCATGGCCTATGTGCGTGGCCATCCCGACGACTTCGAACCCTGGGAGCACGCCGGCGGCGACCGCTGGTCCTATCAGGGGCTGCTGCCGGGTTTCATCCGTAGTGAAGCCTTTGCAGCCTTCGACGCGCCGACACGCGGCAGCAGTGGTCCCCTCGACGTCTACCTGCCGGATGCCGAGGTCAGTCCGGTCGTGCGTGCCTATATCGCCGCCGGAACAGCCATGGGCGTTCCCACCCTCACCGACCACAACAGTGGCGAACTGGTCGGCACCAGCCCTAATTCGCTGAATATACGAGACGGCAAGCGCCTGAGCCTCGCCGATGCCTACCTGTCGCCACAGGTGATGGCGCGGCCGAACCTGACCTTGCTCACCGGCCACGAGGTCGAGCATCTCGTGCTGGACGGCCACAAGATCACGGGCGTGATCGTGGTGTGCGAGGGTGAGACAAGGACGGTTTCGGCCGACCGCATCGTGCTCTGCGCCGGCGCCGTGTCCACGCCGCTCATCCTGATGCGCTCCGGCATTGGCCACCCCGATACGCTGAAGCAGGCGGGGATACGCTGCCTTGCCGATCGCACTCAGGTTGGCCGCAATCTGCAGGACCATCTGCTGGCGCTTGGCAACGTCTACGCCGCGAAAAAGCCGGTGCCGCCGTCCCGCCTGCAGCACTCTGAATCGCTGATGTACCTGCACAGCGACGACCCGACCCGTTCGACGGGAAGCCCGGATATTGCGCTCGCCTGCGTCGTCGCGCCGTCGGCGGCGGAAGGCCTGGATGCCCCGCCCTACGGTTCGGCCTTCACGATACTCTGTGGCGTCACCCACCCGACAAGCCGTGGCCGCATCACGCCGTCCGGACCGGGCCGCAACGATGTCCCCGTCATCGATCCGCATTATCTCGAAACCGAGCACGACCGCTCGGTTTTCCGGGCCGCGCTGAAGATGGCACGCGCTGTCGGCCATCATGCGGCACTGGACGAATGGCGCGACGCGGAAGTCCTGCCGGGTACGTCCGTGCAATCGGATGACGAACTCGATACCTTCATCGCCAGGGCCGCCTCGACGCACCATCATCCGGCCGGCACATGCCGGATGGGCAGGGATGCCGATGCCGTTGTCGACCCGGATTTGCGGCTGAACGGCTTCGACAATGTGTTTGTCGTCGATGCATCGGTCATCCCGACGATCCCAAGCGGGCCGATAAATGCCGCTGTGGTCGCCATCGCGGAAACCTGGGCGGCCTTGCCGATAGCCAGATAA